One segment of Pontibacter akesuensis DNA contains the following:
- the dusB gene encoding tRNA dihydrouridine synthase DusB: MVKIANIELGEFPLLLAPMEDVSDPPFRKVCKANGADLMYTEFISSEGLIRDAAKSVQKLDIFDYERPIGIQIFGSDIDSMREAAIVSSQAGPDLIDINYGCPVKNVACKGAGAALLRDIPKMVKMTEEIVKATHLPVTVKTRLGWDESTKYIVETAERLQDIGIQALSIHGRTRVQMYKGEADWSLIAEVKNNPRMKIPIFGNGDIDSPQKALEYRNKYGVDGIMIGRASIGYPWIFNEIKHFMATGETLPGPTLEERVEVCRQHFTHSLEWKGDKLGIFEMRRHYTNYFRGLPHFKPLRMRLVQSEDIQEIYDTLEEIAHTMSYAGEVEG; the protein is encoded by the coding sequence TTGGTAAAGATTGCTAACATAGAGTTGGGAGAGTTTCCGTTGCTGCTTGCCCCCATGGAGGACGTAAGTGACCCTCCGTTTCGGAAGGTATGCAAGGCCAACGGCGCTGATCTCATGTACACGGAGTTTATCTCCTCCGAGGGTTTGATACGTGATGCCGCTAAAAGTGTGCAGAAACTCGATATTTTCGACTACGAGCGCCCCATCGGCATTCAGATCTTCGGTTCCGACATTGACTCAATGCGCGAGGCGGCCATCGTCTCCTCACAGGCCGGCCCCGACCTGATCGACATTAACTACGGCTGCCCCGTAAAGAACGTGGCCTGCAAAGGCGCCGGCGCAGCGCTGCTTCGTGATATTCCTAAGATGGTGAAGATGACGGAGGAGATCGTGAAAGCCACGCACCTGCCCGTTACCGTGAAAACGCGCCTGGGCTGGGACGAGAGCACCAAGTATATTGTGGAGACGGCGGAAAGACTGCAGGATATCGGCATACAGGCGCTGAGCATACACGGCCGCACCCGCGTGCAGATGTACAAAGGCGAAGCCGACTGGAGTTTGATTGCCGAAGTGAAGAACAATCCGCGCATGAAAATCCCGATCTTCGGAAACGGCGACATCGACTCGCCGCAGAAGGCGCTGGAGTACCGCAACAAGTATGGCGTGGATGGCATCATGATTGGCCGCGCCAGCATCGGCTACCCCTGGATATTCAATGAGATAAAGCATTTTATGGCCACAGGCGAAACGCTGCCGGGGCCAACGCTGGAGGAGCGCGTGGAAGTATGCCGCCAGCACTTCACGCACTCGCTGGAGTGGAAGGGAGATAAACTGGGCATTTTCGAGATGCGCCGCCACTACACCAACTACTTCCGCGGACTGCCGCACTTCAAGCCGCTGCGCATGCGCTTAGTGCAATCCGAAGACATCCAGGAAATCTACGACACGCTGGAGGAAATAGCCCATACCATGAGCTATGCTGGCGAGGTAGAAGGCTGA
- a CDS encoding CPBP family intramembrane glutamic endopeptidase: MKGFISKDQHPLLVLLLLLVFMSGGYFVAMAVISTLASWIFGISIFELATVATNPAGHPQGPAVMLLLQGVLQFFAFILAPLFLLLALNYKPGDYLNRKVRSPWLLVLLSGLLIVFIMPANSVIINWNATMNFPDFMAGFEAWARAQEDQLAELTKLITRFETVPQLLVGLLVFAVVPAIGEELVFRGITQRQIFRWFGNIHVAIWVTGIIFAAIHVQFFGFLPRAILGALFGYLYFWSGRIIVPIVAHFVNNGFTVFMLYLHQTRTIEADIESTEAMPFYTVALSVLISVGLIYFLYQRFNQVPLRQQSIAEEAGAERLQ, encoded by the coding sequence ATGAAAGGTTTCATCTCCAAAGATCAACACCCTCTGTTGGTGCTCTTGCTGCTGCTGGTGTTCATGTCGGGCGGCTACTTTGTGGCCATGGCGGTCATCAGTACACTGGCAAGCTGGATCTTCGGGATCAGCATATTTGAGCTGGCCACCGTGGCCACCAACCCAGCCGGGCACCCCCAGGGGCCGGCCGTGATGCTGCTGCTGCAGGGTGTGCTGCAGTTCTTCGCCTTCATTCTGGCGCCGCTGTTTCTGCTGCTTGCGCTTAACTACAAGCCCGGCGATTACCTGAACCGGAAAGTGCGCTCCCCCTGGCTGCTGGTGCTGCTAAGCGGACTGCTTATTGTCTTTATCATGCCGGCCAACTCAGTTATCATCAACTGGAACGCCACCATGAATTTTCCGGATTTTATGGCTGGGTTTGAGGCTTGGGCACGGGCGCAGGAAGACCAGCTGGCTGAGCTGACCAAACTCATTACCCGCTTCGAAACCGTGCCACAGCTACTGGTGGGGCTACTGGTGTTCGCTGTGGTTCCCGCGATAGGTGAGGAACTGGTGTTCCGGGGCATTACGCAGCGGCAGATTTTCAGGTGGTTTGGAAACATCCACGTCGCCATTTGGGTAACCGGAATCATATTCGCGGCCATACACGTGCAGTTCTTCGGCTTTTTGCCGCGAGCCATACTTGGTGCCTTGTTCGGATATTTATACTTTTGGTCCGGTCGCATTATCGTGCCGATCGTGGCGCATTTTGTAAACAACGGCTTTACTGTTTTTATGCTATACTTGCACCAGACGCGCACCATCGAGGCCGACATTGAAAGCACCGAGGCTATGCCTTTTTACACGGTGGCCTTATCGGTTTTGATTAGCGTGGGCCTGATTTATTTCCTGTACCAGCGCTTTAACCAGGTGCCGTTGCGGCAGCAAAGTATAGCCGAAGAGGCCGGGGCAGAGCGGCTGCAGTAA
- a CDS encoding phosphatidate cytidylyltransferase, with translation MSKKLSSLSNLSQRIIVGVLGAVLFVGGIVCGEWTYFLLFLGLTLLGIHEFFTLVRVQGMQPNRYLGLLLGGVLYVSVFLIQLETMPGEVLFLSLPLVFLVFIVEMYRKKPQPFTNIAFTLMGVVYVAGPFALLHLLGYLNGEYSWQPILGLLLLIWAADTGAYIAGKNFGKHKLFERISPGKTWEGWVGGTVLAVLVGYIMSGFFIDLEVYQWVGMALLVAVFGVLGDLSESMLKRSLGVKDSGTLLPGHGGLLDRFDSLLMAIPFIVAFLEIF, from the coding sequence ATGAGCAAGAAACTTTCCTCTCTCAGCAATTTAAGTCAACGGATTATAGTGGGGGTGCTGGGCGCCGTGCTTTTTGTCGGCGGGATCGTGTGTGGCGAGTGGACCTATTTCCTGCTCTTCCTGGGGCTCACGCTGCTGGGTATTCACGAGTTTTTTACCTTGGTGCGTGTGCAGGGCATGCAGCCAAACAGGTACCTGGGCCTGCTGCTGGGCGGCGTGCTGTATGTGTCGGTGTTTCTGATTCAGCTGGAAACGATGCCGGGGGAGGTGCTTTTCCTGTCGCTGCCGCTGGTTTTCCTGGTGTTTATCGTGGAGATGTACCGCAAAAAGCCCCAGCCGTTCACCAACATCGCGTTCACGCTAATGGGCGTAGTATATGTGGCGGGGCCGTTCGCGTTGCTGCACCTGCTCGGCTACCTGAACGGGGAATACAGCTGGCAACCTATACTTGGTTTGCTGCTGCTGATCTGGGCCGCAGACACGGGTGCTTACATCGCGGGCAAAAACTTCGGAAAGCACAAGCTGTTCGAGCGCATCTCGCCAGGCAAAACCTGGGAAGGCTGGGTTGGCGGCACGGTGCTGGCGGTGCTGGTGGGCTATATCATGTCCGGCTTTTTTATTGACCTGGAAGTATACCAGTGGGTAGGTATGGCCTTGCTGGTAGCCGTCTTCGGTGTGCTCGGCGACCTGTCGGAATCGATGCTGAAGCGCAGCCTCGGCGTGAAGGACTCTGGTACGCTGCTGCCTGGGCACGGCGGCCTGCTGGATCGCTTTGACAGCCTGCTGATGGCCATTCCCTTTATCGTTGCCTTTCTGGAAATCTTCTAA
- a CDS encoding Glu/Leu/Phe/Val family dehydrogenase produces MLYKEPAPIKDKENPFESMMSRFNIAAEVLGLDEETYNVLKSPSRQVIVNVPVTMDDGKVRVFEGFRVMHSNILGPSKGGIRYAPDVFLDEVKALAAWMTWKCAVVDIPYGGAKGGIICDPYSMSAGEIERLTRAYTNSLIDIFGPDRDIPAPDMGTGPREMAWLMDEYSKTRGSTEHAVVTGKPLVLGGSLGRVEATGRGVMVSAMAAMEKLGMDPNKSTAAIQGFGNVGAWAAKLMAERGVKILGISDVSGAYWNDNGIDIEEAIEYKNAHNGRLEGYKGAEGMDPDELLTSKVDVLIPAAVEDVITIHNVDKIQARLIVEGANGPTSYKADNIINEKGIMVVPDILANSGGVTVSYFEWVQNRMGFKWTLDRVNGRAERIMNEAFERVYAASQKYNVPMRIAAYIVAIDKVAMTYKYRGGF; encoded by the coding sequence ATGTTATACAAAGAGCCTGCACCGATTAAGGACAAAGAAAATCCGTTCGAATCGATGATGTCGCGCTTCAATATTGCTGCTGAGGTGCTGGGACTGGACGAAGAAACCTACAACGTGCTGAAGTCCCCATCCCGCCAAGTAATCGTGAACGTTCCGGTTACCATGGATGATGGCAAAGTGCGTGTGTTCGAAGGTTTCCGTGTGATGCACTCCAACATCCTGGGCCCGTCTAAAGGTGGTATCCGCTATGCGCCGGATGTGTTCCTGGATGAGGTGAAAGCCCTTGCTGCCTGGATGACCTGGAAGTGTGCCGTAGTGGATATTCCTTACGGTGGTGCCAAAGGCGGTATTATCTGCGATCCATATTCTATGTCTGCCGGCGAGATCGAGCGCCTGACAAGAGCCTATACTAACTCCCTGATCGATATCTTCGGACCTGACCGCGACATTCCTGCGCCGGACATGGGCACAGGCCCACGCGAAATGGCCTGGCTGATGGACGAGTACTCCAAAACCAGAGGCTCTACCGAGCACGCCGTGGTTACAGGCAAGCCGCTTGTTTTGGGTGGTTCACTGGGCCGTGTGGAGGCTACAGGCCGTGGCGTAATGGTGTCTGCCATGGCTGCCATGGAGAAACTGGGCATGGACCCGAACAAATCCACCGCTGCGATACAGGGTTTTGGTAACGTGGGTGCCTGGGCTGCAAAGCTCATGGCCGAGCGTGGTGTAAAAATTCTGGGCATTAGCGATGTGAGTGGCGCGTACTGGAACGACAACGGCATCGACATTGAAGAAGCCATCGAGTATAAAAACGCCCATAACGGACGTCTGGAAGGCTACAAAGGCGCCGAAGGCATGGACCCGGACGAGCTGCTGACCTCTAAAGTGGATGTGCTTATTCCGGCTGCGGTGGAAGACGTGATCACGATCCACAATGTGGACAAAATCCAGGCCCGCCTGATTGTGGAAGGCGCCAATGGCCCTACTTCGTACAAAGCCGACAACATCATCAACGAAAAAGGCATCATGGTTGTGCCGGATATTTTAGCTAACTCTGGCGGTGTTACCGTATCATACTTTGAGTGGGTACAGAACCGTATGGGTTTCAAGTGGACGCTGGACCGCGTAAACGGACGTGCTGAGCGTATCATGAACGAGGCCTTTGAGCGGGTGTACGCGGCTTCACAAAAATATAACGTACCAATGCGTATCGCTGCCTACATCGTAGCAATTGATAAGGTAGCCATGACGTATAAGTACCGCGGTGGCTTCTAA
- a CDS encoding phosphatidylserine decarboxylase family protein, with product MKIHKEGRRILFFTLLILVVLNLLLYYFNAGNSTFNLIFSVVSVLLFLLILQFFRSPYRNLLLHEDLIIAPADGKVVVIEEVEEPEYFTDKRKQISIFMSPINVHITRNPVSGIVKYFKYHPGNYFVAWHPKSSTQNERTTVVVESSAGPEVLFRQIAGAMARRIVWYVKEGDEVSQGEEFGFIKFGSRVDIFMPLDTAIKVELGQKTKGGQTVIAQLKTETPPLFG from the coding sequence ATGAAAATTCATAAGGAAGGACGGAGAATCTTATTTTTTACATTGTTGATTTTAGTGGTGCTAAACCTGCTGCTCTACTATTTCAATGCCGGCAACAGCACCTTTAACCTTATTTTCTCTGTGGTGTCTGTTCTGCTTTTTCTGCTGATCCTGCAGTTTTTCCGCAGTCCGTACCGCAACCTGCTGCTCCACGAAGACCTGATCATTGCCCCGGCCGATGGCAAGGTAGTGGTGATTGAGGAAGTGGAAGAGCCGGAGTACTTCACCGATAAGCGCAAGCAGATTTCTATCTTCATGTCGCCGATCAACGTGCACATCACCCGGAACCCGGTTTCAGGGATTGTGAAATATTTCAAGTATCACCCCGGTAATTACTTTGTGGCCTGGCATCCGAAATCGAGCACGCAGAACGAGCGCACTACAGTGGTGGTAGAGTCTTCGGCAGGCCCGGAGGTGCTTTTCCGCCAGATTGCCGGCGCCATGGCACGCCGCATTGTGTGGTATGTGAAAGAGGGCGATGAAGTAAGCCAGGGCGAGGAGTTTGGCTTCATCAAGTTCGGCTCACGGGTGGATATTTTCATGCCGCTCGATACAGCCATCAAGGTAGAACTGGGTCAGAAAACAAAAGGCGGCCAAACCGTTATCGCCCAGCTAAAGACCGAAACGCCTCCTTTGTTCGGCTAA
- a CDS encoding GAF domain-containing protein, whose protein sequence is MAESLLIDANLSKEEKYKALLPQIEALTTGETDLIANISNLVAALRQGMGFFWVGVYFNKEGQLVLGPFQGPVACTRIPYHKGVCGACYTQQKTILVPDVEAFPGHIACSSDSKSEIVLPAIKDGEVKLVLDVDSDRLNDFDEVDQQYLEKLMRLVESWY, encoded by the coding sequence ATGGCAGAGTCCCTTCTGATAGATGCGAACCTCAGCAAAGAGGAAAAATATAAAGCGCTGCTTCCGCAGATAGAAGCCTTAACGACAGGGGAAACCGACCTGATCGCCAATATTTCAAACTTAGTAGCCGCGCTGCGCCAGGGCATGGGCTTCTTTTGGGTAGGCGTATACTTCAACAAAGAGGGTCAACTGGTGCTCGGCCCGTTCCAGGGACCAGTGGCTTGCACCCGCATTCCGTACCACAAAGGCGTTTGCGGTGCGTGCTATACCCAGCAGAAAACCATACTTGTACCGGACGTGGAGGCTTTCCCGGGCCACATCGCCTGCAGCAGCGACTCTAAATCAGAAATTGTATTGCCAGCCATAAAAGACGGTGAGGTAAAGCTGGTGCTGGACGTGGACAGCGACCGACTCAATGACTTCGACGAGGTGGACCAGCAGTACCTGGAAAAGTTGATGAGACTGGTGGAAAGCTGGTATTAG
- the ribD gene encoding bifunctional diaminohydroxyphosphoribosylaminopyrimidine deaminase/5-amino-6-(5-phosphoribosylamino)uracil reductase RibD, giving the protein MATPDEKYMRRALELARLASGHTSPNPMVGCVIVHKGQIIGEGWHRHYGGPHAEVNAVAAVEDKSLLPKSRVYVTLEPCSHYGKTPPCADLLISHGVKDVVICNTDPNPLVAGRGIKKLFESGAQVKVGVLEDEGLELNKRFFTFHTQKRPFILLKWAETANGFIAAANYAQQQISGKLAQRLVHKWRSEEQAIMVGSRTALYDNPHLNTRLWPGQNPLRLVIDKQLLLPTHLHLFDGSQPTVVYTYKRQDDRENLYFVQLQENEPLLPQLMHDLHQRSILSVMVEGGTFLLESLLQENLWDEALVFKSLEKNLPAGVKAPNMAYGQLSSIQTLGPDQLLHYFRS; this is encoded by the coding sequence ATGGCAACGCCCGACGAGAAGTACATGCGCCGTGCCCTGGAACTGGCCCGATTGGCAAGTGGCCACACCAGTCCGAACCCGATGGTGGGCTGCGTGATCGTGCACAAGGGGCAGATTATCGGCGAGGGCTGGCACAGGCATTACGGCGGTCCGCATGCTGAGGTGAATGCCGTAGCAGCCGTGGAAGACAAAAGCCTGCTGCCCAAAAGCCGGGTGTACGTCACGCTGGAGCCTTGCTCGCACTACGGCAAAACGCCTCCCTGTGCCGATCTGCTCATCAGCCATGGCGTGAAAGATGTGGTGATCTGCAACACAGACCCAAACCCGCTGGTGGCAGGGCGCGGCATCAAAAAGCTGTTTGAAAGCGGCGCCCAAGTAAAAGTAGGCGTACTGGAAGATGAGGGGCTGGAGCTGAACAAGCGGTTCTTTACTTTCCATACCCAAAAGCGGCCCTTTATACTTCTGAAGTGGGCCGAAACGGCGAATGGCTTCATTGCCGCCGCCAATTATGCGCAGCAGCAGATCAGCGGCAAGCTGGCACAGCGACTGGTGCATAAGTGGCGATCGGAGGAGCAGGCCATCATGGTAGGCAGTCGTACCGCTTTATATGATAACCCGCACCTGAACACGCGCCTGTGGCCGGGCCAAAACCCGCTGCGCCTGGTGATTGATAAGCAACTGCTGCTGCCTACGCACCTGCACTTGTTCGACGGCAGCCAGCCTACTGTGGTGTATACTTACAAAAGGCAGGACGATCGTGAGAATTTATACTTTGTGCAGCTGCAGGAAAACGAGCCGCTGCTGCCCCAGCTCATGCACGACCTGCACCAGCGCAGCATCTTATCAGTGATGGTAGAGGGCGGCACCTTCCTGCTGGAGAGCCTGCTGCAGGAAAACCTATGGGACGAGGCGCTGGTATTCAAGAGCCTTGAAAAGAATCTGCCTGCCGGTGTAAAAGCCCCTAACATGGCTTATGGACAGTTAAGCAGTATTCAAACTTTAGGTCCCGATCAGTTGTTGCACTATTTCAGAAGCTAG